One region of Aurantimonas sp. HBX-1 genomic DNA includes:
- a CDS encoding cell wall metabolism sensor histidine kinase WalK — MPLPDRFRTISFRLAVAYGLLFIASALILLGITYVAAVAQVRGIVRASITEDLSLFRRAFEEGGAGGLLEEVGELTESAAPDRYFLLLGPDGTRLAGNLPPERWRPGWSVEPFDPADGEAEGERQLELHAEGVVLGEDRLLVARRSDIVADIQRVLLSALLSGAVVTMMLALIGGYVVGIGPTRRVDAIAATTRAIVEGRLDLRLPIAGKGDELDRLAADINVMLARIETLVESLRQVSTDIAHDLRTPLSRLRQGLEGIGQAEGQADLERAVQTAIGESDAIVASFDALLRIAQIDAGARKARFTTLDLASVAERIADAYGEVALDAGHRLVVAIEPALWIVGDTDLLVQALANLVENAIHHVPPPGIIRIVARRDGGDVVLEVSDNGPGVPEAERENIFRRLYRLDRSRETPGHGLGLALVASIAELHDAQRAVSDAGPGLRVELRFAAARPAGDRGPA; from the coding sequence ATGCCGCTTCCTGACCGCTTCCGGACGATCTCCTTCCGGCTTGCGGTGGCCTACGGCCTGCTCTTCATCGCCTCCGCCCTGATCCTGCTCGGCATCACCTATGTCGCCGCCGTCGCGCAGGTGCGCGGCATCGTGCGCGCCTCGATCACCGAGGACCTGTCGCTGTTCCGCCGGGCCTTCGAGGAAGGCGGCGCCGGCGGCCTGCTCGAGGAGGTCGGGGAACTGACCGAGAGCGCCGCGCCCGACCGCTACTTCCTGCTGCTCGGCCCGGACGGCACGCGGTTGGCCGGCAATTTGCCGCCGGAGCGCTGGCGCCCCGGATGGTCGGTCGAGCCCTTCGATCCGGCCGACGGCGAGGCCGAGGGGGAGCGGCAGCTGGAGCTTCATGCGGAGGGGGTGGTGCTGGGCGAGGATCGGCTTCTCGTCGCCCGGCGGTCGGACATCGTCGCCGACATCCAGCGCGTCCTCCTCTCGGCGCTGCTGTCGGGGGCCGTGGTGACGATGATGCTGGCGCTGATCGGCGGCTACGTCGTGGGGATCGGGCCGACCCGCCGCGTCGACGCCATCGCCGCCACCACAAGGGCGATCGTCGAGGGCCGCCTCGACCTGCGCCTGCCGATCGCCGGCAAGGGCGACGAGCTCGACCGGCTGGCGGCGGACATCAACGTCATGCTGGCGCGGATCGAGACGCTGGTGGAGAGCCTGCGCCAGGTATCCACCGACATCGCCCACGACCTGCGCACGCCGCTCTCCCGGCTTCGCCAGGGCCTGGAGGGCATCGGCCAGGCCGAGGGGCAGGCCGACCTCGAGCGGGCGGTGCAGACCGCCATCGGCGAGAGCGACGCGATCGTCGCTTCCTTCGACGCCTTGCTGCGCATCGCGCAGATCGATGCCGGCGCCCGCAAGGCGCGGTTCACGACGCTCGACCTTGCCTCCGTCGCGGAGCGGATCGCGGATGCCTACGGGGAGGTCGCCCTCGACGCCGGGCACCGGCTGGTCGTCGCCATTGAGCCGGCGCTATGGATCGTCGGCGACACCGACCTGCTGGTGCAGGCCCTCGCCAATCTGGTCGAGAACGCCATCCACCACGTGCCCCCGCCGGGGATCATCCGGATCGTCGCCCGCCGCGACGGCGGCGACGTCGTCCTGGAAGTATCGGACAACGGGCCGGGCGTTCCGGAGGCCGAGCGCGAGAACATCTTCCGCCGCCTCTATCGTCTCGATCGCAGCCGCGAGACGCCGGGGCACGGGCTGGGGCTGGCGCTGGTCGCCTCGATCGCCGAGTTGCACGATGCGCAGCGCGCGGTGAGCGATGCCGGCCCGGGGCTCCGGGTCGAGCTGCGCTTCGCCGCGGCGCGGCCGGCAGGGGACCGCGGACCGGCATAG
- a CDS encoding cupin domain-containing protein, with protein sequence MSNAKPGIFRPDQIVARERGGGARTIPLVNRASGTTSFINGITEFAPGAAIPVHSHNCEESVMLIEGNAIAEIDGEQHVLKPLDTTFIPVNLPHRFINASDTEPMKILWIYANVDATRTIVATGDTRSIDDEHAAPPAA encoded by the coding sequence ATGAGCAACGCCAAGCCCGGCATCTTCCGCCCCGACCAGATCGTCGCCCGCGAGCGCGGCGGCGGCGCCCGGACCATCCCGCTGGTCAACCGCGCCTCGGGCACCACCAGCTTCATCAACGGCATCACCGAGTTCGCGCCCGGCGCGGCGATCCCCGTGCACAGCCACAATTGCGAGGAGAGCGTCATGCTCATCGAGGGCAACGCCATCGCCGAGATCGACGGCGAGCAGCACGTGCTGAAGCCGCTCGACACGACCTTCATCCCGGTCAACCTGCCGCACCGCTTCATCAACGCCTCCGACACCGAGCCGATGAAGATCCTGTGGATCTACGCCAATGTCGACGCCACCCGGACGATCGTGGCGACCGGCGACACGCGCAGCATCGACGACGAGCACGCCGCGCCGCCCGCCGCCTGA
- a CDS encoding NAD-dependent succinate-semialdehyde dehydrogenase — protein MRGPIVILSVDPTSGAKLARYDEHSGAAVEAALAAAAAAQANWRGVAIAERVQLLTRMAKALRAGRDRHAAMITAEMGKPIGEAEAEIEKCAAACDFYAEAAPRFLADERVETNAAESLILYDPIGVVLAIMPWNYPFWQVIRFLAPALAAGNGAILKHANNVPQCALAIEALMREAGCPQGLFATLLVGSGRVAGLIADDRIAAVTLTGSTEVGAIVAAQAGTALKKQVLELGGSDPFIVLADADIEQAARVAVKARFTNAGQSCVNAKRFIVEASVADRFVAAFVANVEALKLGDPLQRDTDIGPMARGNLRDGLHAQVERTLSAGGTLKTGGRKVEGPGYWYEPTVIDNVTPDQAAFCEETFGPVAAIVRVRDAEEAIRLANQTEFGLGAALWTADIEKARGFARRIEAGAVFVNGMTASDPRLPFGGIKRSGYGRELGVHGIREFTNIKTLWIGPATPAAPGPAEGTPR, from the coding sequence ATGCGAGGACCGATCGTGATCCTGTCCGTTGACCCCACGAGCGGCGCCAAGCTGGCGCGCTACGACGAGCATTCCGGCGCGGCCGTCGAGGCGGCGCTGGCGGCGGCCGCCGCGGCGCAGGCGAACTGGCGCGGCGTCGCCATCGCCGAACGTGTGCAGCTGCTGACGCGCATGGCGAAAGCCCTGCGCGCGGGCAGGGACCGCCATGCCGCGATGATCACTGCCGAGATGGGCAAGCCGATCGGCGAGGCCGAGGCCGAGATCGAGAAATGCGCCGCCGCCTGCGACTTCTACGCCGAGGCGGCGCCGCGCTTCCTCGCCGACGAGCGGGTGGAGACCAACGCCGCCGAGAGCCTGATCCTCTACGATCCGATCGGCGTCGTCCTGGCGATCATGCCGTGGAACTACCCGTTCTGGCAGGTCATCCGCTTTCTCGCGCCGGCCCTGGCGGCCGGCAACGGCGCCATCCTGAAGCACGCCAACAACGTGCCGCAATGCGCCCTGGCGATCGAAGCGCTGATGCGGGAGGCGGGGTGCCCACAGGGCCTGTTCGCGACGCTGCTGGTCGGCTCCGGCAGGGTCGCCGGGCTGATCGCCGACGACCGGATCGCCGCCGTCACCCTGACCGGCTCGACCGAAGTCGGCGCCATCGTCGCGGCGCAGGCCGGCACGGCGCTGAAGAAGCAGGTGCTGGAGCTCGGCGGCTCGGACCCGTTCATCGTCCTCGCCGACGCCGATATCGAGCAGGCCGCCAGGGTGGCCGTGAAGGCGCGCTTCACCAATGCCGGCCAGTCCTGCGTCAACGCCAAGCGCTTCATCGTCGAGGCCAGCGTCGCCGACCGCTTCGTCGCGGCCTTCGTGGCCAATGTCGAGGCGCTGAAGCTCGGCGATCCGCTGCAACGCGACACCGATATCGGGCCGATGGCCCGCGGCAATCTCCGCGACGGGCTGCATGCGCAGGTCGAGCGCACGCTTTCGGCCGGCGGCACGCTGAAGACCGGCGGCAGGAAGGTCGAGGGGCCGGGATACTGGTACGAGCCGACGGTCATCGACAACGTGACGCCCGACCAGGCGGCGTTCTGCGAGGAGACCTTCGGCCCGGTCGCCGCGATCGTCCGGGTGCGCGACGCCGAGGAAGCGATCCGCCTCGCCAACCAGACGGAGTTCGGCCTCGGCGCGGCGCTCTGGACGGCGGATATCGAAAAGGCGCGGGGCTTCGCCCGCCGGATCGAGGCGGGGGCGGTGTTCGTCAACGGCATGACCGCCTCCGACCCGCGCCTGCCCTTCGGCGGCATCAAGCGCTCCGGCTACGGGCGCGAACTCGGCGTGCACGGCATCCGCGAATTCACCAACATCAAGACGCTCTGGATCGGCCCGGCGACGCCCGCCGCGCCAGGGCCGGCAGAAGGGACCCCTCGATGA
- a CDS encoding IlvD/Edd family dehydratase: MTDRDGRGLKKGLTSYGDAGFSLFLRKAFIKGMGYSDDALERPIVGIVDTASGYNACHANVPDLVEAVKRGVMLAGALPVPFPTISIHESFSHPTSMFLRNLMAMDTEEMIRAQPMDAVVLIGGCDKTVPAQLMGAASAGVPAIQLVTGPMLTGRHRSERVGACTDCRRFWARHRAGEVDATEIAEVNDRLVPGAGTCGVMGTASTMALTVEALGMMAPGGATAPAVSADRRRIAETTGQIAAQLATRPLLPSAIMTEKAFENALTVLLATGGSTNGIVHLAAIAGRCGLSLDLDAFDRIGRKVPVLVDLKPSGQNYMEDLHAAGGLVSILRELKPHLHLDCLTVTGRTLGEEMDAAPAGWQQDIVAPFDAPVYPEGGMAVVRGNLAPGGAIVKQSAATPSLLTHRGRAVVFSSIADMAERVDAPDLDVGPDDVLVLQNAGPIGAPGMPEAGYMPIPRKIAATGVKDMVRISDARMSGTASGTIVLHVTPESAAGGPLALVRTGDMIELDVPGRRLHLDVSDAELAERRLSFKAPVHEGSDRGYKKLFLDTVLQADEGCDFDFLVPEKTGRVPKDR; encoded by the coding sequence ATGACGGACCGCGACGGACGGGGACTGAAGAAGGGGCTGACGAGCTATGGCGATGCCGGGTTCTCGCTGTTCCTGCGCAAGGCCTTCATCAAGGGCATGGGCTATTCCGACGACGCGCTGGAGCGGCCGATCGTCGGCATCGTCGACACCGCCAGCGGCTACAATGCCTGCCACGCCAACGTTCCCGATCTCGTCGAGGCGGTGAAGCGCGGCGTCATGCTGGCCGGCGCGCTGCCCGTGCCGTTCCCGACCATCTCGATCCACGAATCCTTCTCGCACCCGACCTCGATGTTCCTGCGCAACCTGATGGCGATGGACACCGAGGAGATGATCCGCGCCCAGCCGATGGACGCCGTCGTGCTGATCGGCGGCTGCGACAAGACCGTGCCGGCCCAGCTGATGGGCGCGGCGAGCGCCGGGGTGCCAGCGATCCAGCTGGTCACCGGGCCGATGCTGACCGGCCGCCACCGCAGCGAGCGCGTCGGCGCCTGCACCGACTGCCGGCGCTTCTGGGCGCGGCACCGGGCCGGCGAGGTCGACGCCACCGAGATCGCCGAGGTCAACGACCGGCTGGTGCCGGGCGCCGGCACCTGCGGCGTCATGGGCACGGCGTCGACGATGGCGCTGACCGTCGAGGCGCTGGGCATGATGGCGCCGGGCGGTGCAACCGCCCCGGCCGTCTCGGCCGATCGCCGCCGCATCGCCGAGACCACCGGCCAGATCGCCGCGCAGCTGGCGACCCGGCCGCTGCTGCCCTCGGCGATCATGACCGAGAAGGCCTTCGAGAACGCCCTGACCGTGCTGCTCGCCACCGGCGGCTCGACCAACGGCATCGTGCATCTGGCGGCGATCGCCGGGCGCTGCGGCCTGTCGCTCGACCTCGACGCCTTCGACCGGATCGGCCGCAAGGTGCCGGTGCTGGTCGACCTGAAGCCGTCCGGGCAGAACTACATGGAGGATCTCCACGCGGCGGGCGGCCTCGTCTCCATCCTGCGCGAGCTGAAGCCGCATCTCCACCTCGACTGCCTGACCGTCACCGGCCGCACGCTCGGCGAGGAGATGGATGCCGCCCCCGCTGGCTGGCAGCAGGACATCGTCGCGCCCTTCGACGCGCCGGTCTATCCGGAAGGCGGCATGGCGGTCGTGCGCGGCAACCTGGCGCCCGGCGGCGCCATCGTGAAGCAGTCGGCGGCGACGCCCTCGCTGCTGACGCATCGCGGCCGCGCCGTGGTGTTTTCCTCGATCGCCGACATGGCGGAGCGGGTGGACGCGCCGGACCTCGACGTCGGCCCGGACGATGTCCTCGTCCTGCAGAATGCCGGGCCGATCGGCGCGCCCGGCATGCCGGAAGCCGGCTACATGCCGATCCCGCGCAAGATCGCGGCCACCGGCGTCAAGGACATGGTGCGGATCTCCGACGCCCGGATGAGCGGCACGGCGTCGGGCACGATCGTCCTGCACGTGACGCCGGAATCGGCGGCCGGCGGGCCGCTGGCGCTGGTGCGCACCGGCGACATGATCGAGCTCGACGTGCCGGGGCGGCGCCTGCATCTCGACGTTTCCGATGCCGAGCTTGCCGAACGCCGGCTCAGCTTCAAGGCGCCGGTGCACGAGGGCTCGGACCGCGGCTACAAGAAGCTGTTCCTCGACACGGTGCTGCAGGCCGACGAGGGTTGCGACTTCGACTTCCTGGTTCCGGAAAAGACCGGCCGCGTCCCGAAGGATCGCTGA
- a CDS encoding tripartite tricarboxylate transporter substrate binding protein, whose translation MKLILAAALAATTAFVSPTLAQDGKYTAASDINVMQGFKAGGGSDALAQLVQPFLAEELGVNFVNQYIPGATGAIAWTRLAKQSPKDGSTISITNTPMLQTNYIMNPSITYTIDEITPIANIVTDPGIAVVAADSPFKTFEDFVKAAKENPGTITVGNSGVGGDDYFTSLQFERQSGVQLQKVPFQGDGPSWTAAMGGKIDASFTNVGVTFSQIQEGNLRPLAVFSEERLENLPDVPTAKELGYDLVAGSSRGYSGPGDFPEEARQQIIDALAKVMENPEFQAAAEKQGLMIDFIPGDEYAAFLKKQEGEFQALWAEIKDDVQAAQ comes from the coding sequence ATGAAACTGATACTCGCCGCGGCTCTCGCCGCCACGACGGCTTTCGTTTCGCCGACACTGGCGCAGGACGGCAAATACACCGCCGCCAGCGACATCAACGTGATGCAGGGCTTCAAGGCCGGCGGCGGCTCGGATGCCCTTGCCCAGCTCGTTCAGCCTTTCCTCGCCGAGGAACTCGGCGTCAATTTCGTCAACCAGTACATCCCCGGCGCCACCGGCGCGATCGCCTGGACGCGGCTCGCCAAGCAGTCGCCGAAAGACGGCTCGACGATCAGCATCACCAACACGCCGATGCTGCAGACCAACTACATCATGAACCCGTCGATCACCTACACGATCGACGAGATCACCCCGATCGCCAACATCGTCACCGATCCGGGCATCGCGGTCGTTGCCGCCGACTCCCCGTTCAAGACGTTCGAGGATTTCGTCAAGGCCGCCAAGGAAAACCCGGGCACCATCACGGTCGGCAATTCCGGCGTCGGCGGCGACGACTATTTCACCTCGCTGCAGTTCGAGCGCCAGTCCGGCGTCCAGCTCCAGAAGGTCCCCTTCCAGGGTGACGGCCCGTCCTGGACGGCCGCCATGGGCGGCAAGATCGACGCGAGCTTCACCAATGTCGGCGTCACCTTCTCGCAGATCCAGGAAGGCAATCTGCGCCCGCTCGCGGTGTTCTCCGAGGAGCGCCTCGAGAACCTGCCCGACGTGCCGACCGCCAAGGAACTCGGCTACGACCTCGTCGCCGGTTCCTCGCGCGGCTACAGCGGCCCGGGCGACTTCCCCGAGGAAGCCCGCCAGCAGATCATCGACGCCCTCGCCAAGGTGATGGAGAACCCGGAGTTCCAGGCCGCGGCCGAGAAGCAGGGCCTGATGATCGATTTCATCCCCGGCGACGAATACGCCGCCTTCCTGAAGAAGCAGGAAGGTGAGTTCCAGGCGCTCTGGGCGGAGATCAAGGACGACGTGCAGGCCGCCCAGTAA
- a CDS encoding tripartite tricarboxylate transporter TctB family protein: MGQIVVALAAIALALFFRNEAASYPPTAAKLPDLLGAVVIVLAVMAIAKVVWYRLRPRTAVADAGSGTDTPTDTRSLAIGAGFLALIVLYAFSITWIGYLIATPLFLAIPLAVLRPVGPVAAVSAIVSVTAVIFGVFVWFLNLSIPLYPAL; the protein is encoded by the coding sequence ATGGGTCAGATCGTCGTCGCCCTCGCCGCCATTGCGCTCGCGCTGTTCTTCAGGAACGAGGCCGCGTCCTACCCGCCCACCGCCGCGAAATTGCCCGACCTGCTCGGTGCCGTGGTGATCGTCCTCGCGGTCATGGCGATCGCCAAGGTCGTCTGGTACCGGCTGCGACCCCGTACGGCCGTCGCCGACGCCGGATCCGGCACCGATACCCCGACCGATACGCGCAGCCTGGCGATTGGCGCAGGCTTCCTGGCGCTGATCGTTCTCTATGCCTTCAGCATCACGTGGATCGGCTACCTGATCGCGACGCCGCTCTTCCTGGCGATCCCGCTGGCGGTGCTGCGTCCGGTCGGGCCGGTAGCGGCCGTCTCGGCCATCGTCTCGGTCACCGCGGTGATCTTCGGCGTCTTCGTCTGGTTCCTGAACCTATCGATCCCCCTCTATCCGGCCCTCTGA
- a CDS encoding tripartite tricarboxylate transporter permease — MESFFWIGLANVVEPVNLAAILIGALIGMFVGAMPGLSATMAIALLLPLTYSFRPETGLALLASLYLAAMYGGSIAAILLRTPGTPAAAATVLDGYPMGQKGQAGKALGLSLTASLIGGVLSSIVLLTVAPLLGRVVLNFGPVEIFAIAVLGITIIGSLSQGSTILGLMSGAIGLLLAMVGMDLTTGTPRFSFGILELFGGIDFTVALIGLFSIPQAVRLIMQGNANQSARVSNVSDRMLPTGPEFLKMLPNSLRSSVIGIFVGLIPGTGGDTASWFAYNEAKRFSRHKAEFGTGYPAGIVAPEAANNAVVGGALIPTIALGIPGSSSTAVLLGGLMVHGILPGPSLMTDYGDVTYTLLWAVLFANVALFLVGLLFTRACVAVTKIPNRVVGPVIVVLSVIGAYAINNSVFDIGLMIAFGMLGLAFDSFRIPTPPLVIGLILGPILDTTLQQSLLIGGGQWSIFIENPISATLLAFALLSLLQATPLFGSMARLFRTRPVKGAEPAGGDVAGSRE, encoded by the coding sequence ATGGAATCCTTCTTCTGGATCGGTCTCGCCAACGTCGTCGAGCCCGTCAATCTCGCGGCGATCCTGATCGGCGCCCTGATCGGCATGTTCGTCGGCGCGATGCCCGGCCTCTCGGCGACAATGGCGATCGCCCTCCTGTTGCCGCTCACCTATTCCTTCCGGCCGGAAACCGGCCTCGCGCTGCTCGCCTCGCTCTATCTGGCGGCGATGTATGGCGGCTCGATCGCCGCCATCCTGTTGCGCACGCCCGGCACGCCGGCTGCGGCGGCCACCGTCCTCGACGGCTACCCGATGGGCCAGAAGGGCCAGGCCGGCAAGGCGCTCGGCCTGTCGCTGACCGCCTCGCTGATCGGCGGCGTCCTGTCCTCGATCGTGCTCCTGACCGTCGCGCCGCTGCTCGGCCGGGTCGTGCTGAATTTCGGCCCGGTGGAGATCTTCGCCATCGCCGTGCTCGGCATCACCATCATCGGCTCGCTGTCCCAGGGCTCGACGATCCTCGGCCTGATGTCCGGCGCCATCGGCCTGCTGCTGGCGATGGTCGGCATGGACCTGACCACCGGCACGCCGCGCTTCTCCTTCGGCATCCTCGAACTCTTCGGCGGCATCGACTTCACCGTCGCGCTGATCGGCCTGTTCTCGATCCCGCAGGCGGTGCGCCTCATCATGCAGGGCAACGCCAACCAGAGCGCCCGCGTCTCCAACGTCTCCGACCGCATGCTCCCGACCGGGCCCGAGTTCCTGAAGATGCTGCCGAACAGCCTGCGCTCCTCGGTCATCGGCATCTTCGTCGGCCTGATCCCCGGCACCGGCGGCGATACCGCCTCCTGGTTCGCCTATAACGAGGCCAAGCGCTTCTCGCGCCACAAGGCCGAGTTCGGCACCGGCTATCCGGCCGGCATCGTCGCGCCGGAAGCGGCGAACAACGCCGTCGTCGGCGGCGCCCTCATCCCCACCATCGCGCTCGGCATTCCCGGTTCGTCCTCCACGGCGGTGCTGCTCGGCGGGCTGATGGTGCACGGCATCCTGCCGGGCCCGTCGCTGATGACCGACTATGGCGACGTGACCTACACGCTGCTCTGGGCGGTGCTGTTCGCCAATGTCGCGCTGTTCCTCGTTGGCCTCTTGTTCACCCGGGCCTGCGTCGCCGTCACCAAGATCCCGAACCGCGTCGTCGGCCCGGTCATCGTGGTGCTGTCGGTGATCGGCGCCTATGCGATCAACAACTCGGTCTTCGACATCGGGCTGATGATCGCCTTCGGCATGCTGGGCCTTGCCTTCGATTCGTTCCGCATCCCGACGCCGCCGCTGGTCATCGGCCTCATCCTCGGCCCGATCCTCGACACCACGCTGCAGCAGTCGCTGCTGATCGGCGGCGGCCAGTGGAGCATCTTCATCGAGAACCCGATCTCGGCGACGCTGCTGGCCTTCGCGCTGCTCTCGCTCCTGCAGGCGACGCCGCTCTTCGGCTCGATGGCGAGACTGTTCCGCACCAGGCCGGTCAAGGGCGCCGAGCCCGCCGGCGGCGACGTCGCCGGAAGCCGCGAGTAG
- a CDS encoding GntR family transcriptional regulator, with the protein MSHLAKETREDAAAAGGKRRSGEDIAAEIVTRLEEDIVFGRLHPRERLVEEEIALRFGAKRHLVRQAIAELERLGLVERYRNRGAVVRLYDAKEVEDINSVRELIEAHAASLIPLPLPDAAVAELDAIQKSHQEAILSGDQRRVFRANIDFHRKLFAHCGNEALIEAITNFAQKSHAYRHIFLNDRPYLLWAAEDHAKMVAAVRAGDRAALVELCRNHLAPAKNYYVQTYRSRFADDEEG; encoded by the coding sequence ATGTCCCATCTGGCGAAGGAGACCCGCGAGGACGCGGCGGCGGCCGGCGGCAAGCGGCGCAGCGGCGAGGACATCGCCGCCGAGATCGTCACCCGCCTCGAGGAGGACATCGTCTTCGGCCGGCTGCACCCGCGCGAGCGGCTGGTCGAGGAGGAGATCGCGCTGCGCTTCGGCGCCAAGCGGCATCTGGTGCGCCAGGCGATCGCCGAACTCGAGCGTCTCGGCCTCGTGGAACGCTACCGCAACCGCGGCGCGGTCGTGCGGCTCTACGACGCCAAGGAAGTCGAGGACATCAACAGCGTGCGCGAACTGATCGAGGCGCATGCCGCCTCGCTGATCCCGCTGCCGCTGCCCGACGCCGCCGTCGCCGAGCTCGACGCGATCCAGAAGTCGCACCAGGAGGCGATCCTCTCGGGCGACCAGCGCCGCGTCTTCCGCGCCAATATCGACTTCCACCGCAAGCTCTTCGCCCATTGCGGCAACGAGGCGCTGATCGAGGCGATCACCAATTTCGCCCAGAAATCGCACGCCTACCGGCACATCTTCCTGAACGACAGGCCGTATCTGCTGTGGGCGGCCGAGGACCACGCGAAGATGGTCGCCGCCGTCCGCGCCGGCGACCGCGCCGCCCTCGTCGAGCTCTGCCGCAACCATCTGGCGCCGGCCAAGAACTACTACGTCCAGACCTACCGCTCCCGCTTCGCCGACGACGAGGAGGGCTGA